One part of the Bacteroidota bacterium genome encodes these proteins:
- the nosZ gene encoding Sec-dependent nitrous-oxide reductase: MKRNSLMNYATLPLFLVALHGCAPKNPTQAITGDAAEKVYVAPGKHDEFYNIVSGGFSGQVTVYGLPSGRLFRQIPVFSQHPESGWGYSEETKPMLMTSHGFAPWDDSHHIALSTTNGEHDGKWAFVNGNNTPRIARISLKTFRTEEIIEIPNASGNHSSPFLTENSEYAIAGTRFSFPLDYTGANTDVAINSYKENFKGTVSFVAINKETGNMNIAFQLLLPGINFDLSRGGRGPSRDWFFFSCYNTEQANTLLEVNASQKDKDFIMAVNWKKCEEYAKAGKGKMLGVKYAHNTYSDETHSATSTIIKEVLTLDPKELKDLIYFMPCPKSPHGCDVDPTGKYIVGSGKLAAIIPVFSFDKIIKAIGDKNFEGEYDGIPVLKYDAVLHGEVKKPGLGPLHTEFDGKGFAYTSFFVSSEIVKWDIEKLTVVDRVPTYYSIGHLCIPGGPTVKPHGKYVIAYNKITKDRYLPTGPELTQSAQLYDISGEKMKLLLDFPTIGEPHYAEAIPATLVAPNSLKIFKIEDNKHAYVTKSEKDARVVREGNKIHVYMTSMRSHFVPDNIEGIRLGDEVYFHVTNLEQDWDVPHGFAVKGAGNAELLIMPGETATLKWVPDRVGVQAIYCTDFCSALHQEMQGYARVSPAGSSTPLKWSTGETPEAGLPAASK; the protein is encoded by the coding sequence ATGAAAAGAAACTCGTTAATGAATTACGCAACACTGCCTCTCTTTCTGGTAGCATTACACGGTTGCGCACCTAAAAATCCAACGCAGGCCATCACAGGTGACGCGGCGGAAAAAGTATATGTAGCTCCTGGCAAACACGATGAATTCTACAATATCGTATCCGGAGGTTTTAGTGGTCAGGTAACTGTATACGGCTTACCTTCCGGAAGATTATTCCGACAGATTCCTGTTTTCTCACAACATCCTGAAAGCGGGTGGGGATATTCGGAAGAAACAAAACCAATGCTGATGACTTCACATGGTTTTGCACCCTGGGATGACTCACATCACATTGCGCTATCTACGACCAATGGTGAACACGATGGCAAATGGGCTTTCGTAAATGGAAACAACACACCACGTATAGCAAGGATAAGTCTGAAGACTTTCCGAACAGAAGAAATCATAGAAATTCCTAATGCTTCGGGAAACCACTCTTCTCCTTTCCTTACTGAAAATTCAGAATATGCGATTGCAGGAACACGCTTCTCCTTCCCATTGGATTATACAGGGGCTAATACAGATGTAGCGATCAATTCTTATAAAGAAAACTTTAAAGGCACTGTTTCCTTCGTTGCCATCAACAAAGAAACCGGCAACATGAATATTGCTTTTCAACTGTTATTACCCGGCATCAACTTCGACCTTTCAAGAGGAGGACGAGGTCCTTCGCGGGATTGGTTTTTCTTCAGTTGCTACAATACAGAACAAGCCAATACGCTTCTGGAAGTCAATGCCTCACAGAAGGACAAAGATTTTATCATGGCGGTCAATTGGAAAAAATGTGAAGAATATGCCAAAGCAGGGAAAGGCAAAATGCTGGGTGTAAAATATGCACATAACACTTATAGTGACGAAACCCATAGTGCGACATCAACAATTATTAAAGAGGTATTAACTTTAGATCCGAAAGAATTAAAAGATCTGATCTACTTCATGCCCTGTCCTAAATCACCACATGGATGTGACGTTGATCCCACAGGAAAATATATTGTTGGTTCCGGAAAATTGGCGGCAATCATTCCAGTATTTTCATTTGATAAAATTATCAAAGCTATTGGTGACAAAAATTTTGAAGGCGAATACGATGGTATACCTGTACTTAAGTATGATGCCGTACTACACGGTGAAGTTAAGAAGCCGGGATTAGGACCTCTGCATACTGAATTTGATGGAAAAGGATTTGCCTACACATCTTTCTTTGTATCTTCCGAAATTGTAAAATGGGATATTGAAAAACTTACGGTTGTAGATCGTGTACCTACTTACTACTCTATTGGTCACCTTTGTATTCCCGGCGGACCTACTGTTAAACCTCATGGTAAATACGTTATTGCCTACAATAAAATCACTAAAGATCGCTACCTGCCTACCGGTCCCGAATTAACGCAATCTGCACAGTTGTATGATATATCAGGCGAAAAGATGAAACTCCTGCTTGACTTCCCGACTATAGGAGAGCCTCACTACGCAGAAGCAATTCCTGCCACATTAGTAGCCCCCAACTCACTCAAGATTTTCAAAATTGAAGATAACAAACATGCTTATGTCACCAAGAGTGAAAAGGATGCGAGGGTGGTACGGGAAGGCAATAAAATCCATGTATACATGACCTCTATGCGCTCCCACTTTGTTCCGGATAATATCGAAGGAATTCGTTTGGGTGATGAAGTCTACTTTCATGTTACCAACCTCGAACAGGATTGGGATGTACCACATGGATTCGCAGTAAAAGGCGCCGGCAATGCAGAACTTCTGATCATGCCCGGAGAAACAGCCACCTTAAAATGGGTACCGGATCGTGTGGGTGTTCAAGCAATCTATTGTACTGACTTCTGTTCTGCTCTCCATCAGGAAATGCAAGGTTACGCACGTGTTTCACCTGCAGGTTCTTCAACTCCTTTGAAATGGAGTACCGGTGAAACTCCTGAAGCAGGACTACCGGCAGCTTCTAAATAA
- a CDS encoding cytochrome c: MKLKLLITCALSISLFSCTSRQEAEEAAKESPSPAEAAIEQPEEHGTEVKEIVLSNPLNMEWVEAAKIIYDTKCLSCHKLTDEKLVGPGWKDVTKRRQPVWIMNMITNVDMMLEEDEEAQKLLEQCLVRMPNQNISQDEARQLIEFMRHNDGEK, translated from the coding sequence ATGAAACTCAAACTACTTATTACCTGTGCATTAAGCATTTCACTGTTTTCCTGCACTTCCAGACAAGAAGCAGAAGAAGCTGCTAAAGAATCTCCTTCGCCTGCAGAAGCCGCGATTGAACAACCGGAAGAACACGGAACCGAAGTCAAGGAAATTGTTCTTTCCAATCCATTGAATATGGAATGGGTAGAAGCTGCTAAAATTATTTATGATACCAAGTGTTTATCCTGCCATAAACTGACAGATGAAAAATTGGTTGGTCCGGGTTGGAAAGATGTGACAAAGAGAAGGCAACCTGTTTGGATTATGAACATGATCACCAATGTGGATATGATGTTGGAAGAAGATGAAGAAGCTCAAAAACTTCTTGAGCAATGTTTGGTTAGAATGCCCAATCAAAATATCAGTCAGGATGAAGCCCGTCAATTGATAGAATTCATGCGACATAATGATGGCGAAAAATAA